In Cicer arietinum cultivar CDC Frontier isolate Library 1 chromosome 7, Cicar.CDCFrontier_v2.0, whole genome shotgun sequence, the genomic window ggatgtaatttagcctagattataacaatgacttcTATTCCCACCAACGATCATTCCAATGGTGTCCATTTTCtcacatatgaatcatattagtgatgacttcttCCGTTGATGGTTATTCTGAcgatgtcttttattttcatgactcactTTATCTTGACAATTTGTTCCAGATGCACTGACCCCATTTTTGTCTCAGATGTATTGGTCTTGTCTTTCTCTCCCTAAAGCATGCGAGTGTCTCCTTGAAGcatattcaagtttaaatattttttagtcttCGATATTGTTGGTTTGAAGTTTTCAAATgcaattttttagaagaacggatcTTTCTTTGTTCAATTGTTAGTCATGAATTTATCTTCGACAGAAACATTTATTACGAAGACAATAAAgctaatatcataataatacaCAAGCTACTTTGGTAAATACTGCATCTGTACAATAACAGATTCTGACGCTATGCTGATCAGTGAtcacaatttacaaaattttctgaaaagaaaaCTACAAAATTAACATTGAACAGCTTCATCACATCTTATGTACTGTAATATATGCAGGAGTGCAACATTTTCCCTTTCAACCTTCTAAAACCAATTCTTTCCTCTGATGTCGTCATTGTCAGCATACGCCTATTGTGTGTACAACCTACACAGAACCAAGACAACTTTCTCCAAGAGCCAAACTGTATCTCAGCAAAGTTACCCTGACAAATAACAGGAAACTCTTGCAATTTACATCATGCCTGCATGGATAATACAAATTGTAAGAATGGCTTCACTGAAAACATACAATCAGAGTTTTGATTAAATGGGGATAGTAGTTAAATGAATACTTTAGAAATCATTGATGTTACTCATAATAGAATGccaaaataattacaaaacaCATTTTATAGAGCTGGGCTGTCTTGGATGTCAAAAAATTATGGACACTGTGAACTCAATAGTACACAATTACAATAGGCATGAAAAACAACAGGGTAGAGATTACCTGCAATTATCCGTAAATTTGTCAAGCCATGTTGATAAAACACAGTTGTCAGGTTTCAGAGATAAAAATGTCCCTTCATATGAGCACAAAGTCACATCACATTAATCAAAGCTTGTGCTCGAGGCCTTGACCTCATGATTGTTTCATCACTGTGTTTGATCCATTCTGAGAGTTTCCAGGGCTTCTGCCACTTCCATTTAAACTGTAGCAGCCATTGATGATGACTTCTCTTCCACCTCCAAAGTTTTCCAGCTTGTCCTATAGCTGCTAGTTTCTTCCCTGACAAATCTCCAATGGGAATCATctgaaaataaaatcattactacttaattgaaaaacaaaaatgaacacCATCAGAGAAACAGAATGAAGCAGTGGTATACCTTTCGTGCTTCATCTAGAAATGCAGCTGAAACCGTGATTGAGCCATTAACAACTCCAGGGGTGAATTTGAGTTGCTTTGGTGCGGGAAGTGACATCGGGGACAATGGGCCACTCATTTCATCCGCAAGGTGTTTCAAGGACCGCGAACTTTCCTGTTAGTTTCAATCAGAAACATGATATTATATAAAGGGTCGTGCTAACAAGTGCCCTAAGAAATCCAaaattagaaattttgcatTGAAAAGAACaaatttaaagattttaaaaatttgaaaacacaACTTCCAAtgcattttattataaaattactatttttaggTGCTTAACAAGTGCCCTTTGGGCACTTTAGCATTTCccttatattatatatataaactaaggAAAGATTAAGTTTGTAGACTTCTTATGTGGTCAAAACACTATAACTAATCATAGATAAGAATCAAAGTAATTGATCTACTTGGTTGGGTTCAATGAATGAAATAAAGGTTATACTACAGTCATTTTCTCCTctctattaaattttttttatcccaCATGGAACTTAGTATCTTATGTCAAACTACTTTTGCAAACACCACATAGTGGTAAAATGCTTTGGTCGTGGTGGTTGTTAAACTAGTTCAATTGCTAGCTAATGATAATCTCTAGCTCACTAGCTGTGTAATGTAGGAGCTGAAGCGTTTTACTACACAAGCTCTTGCTAATTGCTGATAAAATGAGTAAAATCTCACTGATGGTGGTGTATTTAATGTGATGGCAACGGCTTGTTCCCCAATTGCTTTCTCTTTTACAAGTTCCTTTCTCTGCGCTTCACTTTGTTGTAGTAGTCTTACAAGCTCATTAAGTTGCTCTTTTAAGTCCTTCAGTTCCATATTCTTTTCCCACAAGTGGCACCTGTTAAAGATGAAGAAGACTACCATTATCCAAGATAAGACAAAAAGCGTAACCAACAAAAACATTATCCAAGATAAGAGATAATTCACATTTCACATAAGTAAATTATCTCAAAACAAAGATATCATTGTATCAAGTATAAACAGTATATGGTAAACTGCTTAGATTTTCTCCAGATACTTGCCAAATAGTTAATTTTTCCTTGAACTACTTAGGAAAGGGCATATTTGTATATTGAAAACTCTATCTTATTTATAGttaatgatataaataaaaaactagaaaAGCTTAATCAGATTCTTGGAAGCCAGGGAGCACCTTGCTTCTGCagtagaattgaacaaaaactGAAGCACATTCTTTGCCTCTCCCATTGAGCGTAAGTGATTCCAACGTCCACGGTTATTTAATGCTCGTTCTCTTTCTTCTGCCTCAGTAAGTTGTGAAGTCATGGCTTTCAAAGCAGCTGAAGACATGCCCACCATGTTCTCAAGAGAAGCTATTCTCGCAACTTTTGCATCTGCTGACATTGATAACAGTCTAACAAATGGGaaacaagataaaaaaattaagttaaaggaaaTGATGATTTCAGTTAAAGACACCCTGCACCCAAGGATCcataacaaacaaacaaaaaatctaCCTTGAATACCGGCTGTTTCCATTGGGGATACTCTGCCGATCTGAAAACTGATCCACTAGTTTCAGGAAAGCCAATTCTTCTTCCAGTGCAGCATGactaaatataatattcaaataaaaaatggtaaaatttaaataaagttttGGAATGTGTTTACTCCAGCAAAAAATTGTGATCACATACACTTGGTTTTGTTTGTCAAATTCAGCACGAACTTCATTCACATGCACCAGTACCTCCAGCTCCTGGTCAAGCCACCTATGGAGGGATTTTTCATTGATCTGGACATACAAGTtaggataaaaaaatttagatgtaTCTGAAATACTAAATATGAAAAAAGTCAGTGGTGAGTGTTTTTTAAAAACTAGAAGGGGTATGTGTGTTGTTTAAAGAAAATCTCACGGGAAGTCGGTGTAATTTTCGCTAGATTTTATGAGTAAGAAAAGAAGTTCAACAGGGTTTTCTACAATGCAAATAAACTTGCCAGCCCTATTTAACATTACACTGAAAGATTATCAATTTCTCAATAGATGCTTAAGGATGACATTGTTTCAATTATGGATGGTTTGAAGGTAGTAACTGCAAGCATACAAAGCTAAGTTGCTATACTGGAACGTTTTTGGTTGCCTATTAAGTTGTCAAATTGCATAACATACTGTATAAGCTAAGTTTAGGTCATTACCTGCCCAGGCTGTAGATGTCCATTTGAATAAACTGAAAGGGACAGACAATAGTTAGTATTCAGGTATATATGTAATAAAAAGAGGACATTGCCAATTCAAGTTCTACCAGAGTGGTCACGTGGAGAAGATTTGCGGGCTTCCAACAACTCTTTTAGCCTTTTGGTAGCCATTGTAGCTTCCTCTGTCTTTCTATGAAGAACCTGTAAATAAAAATGGAGTGAATGAGAAGCCTTGTTCTATGTGAATGgtttcaagtttcaactatCTATCTACTTCATTCTAACATAAACAATCACACGGTTGTTTCTCGCCTAATTTAGGTTCCAGTTAATGTGAAAATGCCTGGTAAAAGAGAATAGTAAAGGTAGAAATACCTCCACAACAAAATGAGCACACGAAACAACAAACTATAATCTTTAACTTACCATTTTCTGGCGCTGGTTTAGAGCCTCAAGTTTATGTCTTTCATACTCATTCCTTCTTCCCTCCTTTTTCAACTGTTCAAAATTATAACCAACGAGATTAAATAACAGCTGTGTGATACAAGCACACAAATAAACCCAAGCTTCAAGCACAACCACAGCATGATTAATTTTTAGAGGACAACAACACCACTTCAAATCTACAAAATTTTCTACAGATCAATAGGGAAgcaataaaagtttaaaataaaataagtgtcAATCAAGTAGGAATCgcaaaaactaaaagaaaagagtttatttgataaagtatttcaataatcaaaacattaaacatattttattccAAAAAAGTTTGATATCTTAATAATGCGGACTTCTAAAGGCAGAATCATTCATTCAAAACTGATCACAGTtgggaaaattatattttctcttcatttttaaACTAGAAAACACAATTATTATGATAATATCTAAATAAAAGCAAGAAAACCACCTGGAGTAACTCCTTTTCACGGGAAGCTTTCCATTGTCGAAATTGTTCCGCctcttgttttattttatgctGCAACTGAACCTGCAATATATATGAGCACAAATGTAagatatgaaataataataataataataataataataataataataataataataataataataataataataataataattataattataattataattataattataattataattataattataattataattataattataattataattaatgcaACAAATGGAAACTGGCCTTTTGAGCCTTAATATACTGTATTTCAGCTTGCAGTCTTTTGGCTGCTTCTTCACTCTTCTCCTTCTGCTTTAGTAGCTGCACCTGGTTTTCTTGTTTCTTCTTGAGGTCTAAAATCTgagtttcaatattttaaaaattaaatatataaatagaagGAAATATATTGGTCAAGACTCACAAATGATAACTATGGGACTTGAGAATGACATCGATGTTAATCAAAGTTCACCTGTGCTTCCAATGCTTTCAATTTTTGGCCACGAACATCTTGTGTTTTATGTGCCAGTCCATTTGAATTAACCGCAAGATTCTCTACTTCATGCAACAATCGGTCCCTCTCTTGCTGTCATTATCAATCCGAAATTTGTCACTGTTTAAGAACAGAGATTTTTTGTGTGACACTTGATAAAATATGTCCAGTTTTACCTGcacttttcttttctcttcctCAAGTTCCAAAATTTTCTTTCCAAAGTGCTGCCTGAGAGCTTCAGGATCACCTCCCATGAGCTTCATCTCAGTCTGCATGGAAAAATGAGGATAAATTCGTATACACTAAGTTAAAATTTCATCTCTCTGCTTTAATCATAACAGAAAATAGACTAATGTTACCAATATAAGAAACTCTTGAAGTCAACACTGCATTTACTTATATAATATCTGTTCCTTGTGATCTTGACATATGgatcaatcaaataaacaacTAGCACATTTCCAATGTTACTCTTTTTCGTTATACCCTTCCTGGATTGTTTCATCAGATAAAAAGGTTGCTTCACAAGTATACATTTCTACCATCAAATTTGAAGTTTGTCGCATAAATGAATGTTCTTCTAAGTTACTTTTCTCATAAGACAGTTATGATCACTGATATATATGATTTTagaacaatattaataatactaattacAAACATTGACCGttgcaaaataaataattttagaacaAAGCATAAAATTAAACCTCTTTCTGCTCCAAACGTTTATTTAACTCGTGCATCTCTCTATCCATGGTATTTTGCAGGAGTGTATGCTCCAACTCTTTTACTACTTCATCAGCTTCCCTTGAATCCTCACCTTCAAAAAGAAGGTAAAAGAGATATTGCCTCAATGTTTAAGACTGAACCATAAATGTGACTCATGAGAGCTTATCTCAGCAAACCCAGACAAACAGAATGGGAAACTATTCAATGTCTCAAACACATAATATAACAACCAACAATCAAACCACTGCTTAATCTCCTACAGTTAATCTTTAGACTATAGAGCCAGACTAAGATGAATGCACACCTTTCATAAACGTAGTTCAGTCGTTTAAAATCCCTACGTACTAGGAAGTGGGGGAAAAAAACTCATCAAATTTTccagaaaaaataaaaggaagcTCTTTGCTAGGTTTCAAATTccaatatatcaaaattcttaAATTGTAAAGTCAACTAGGATCTTACAACTCCAAAAACACAGCCACATATATTTGTCTACCTGACATGCT contains:
- the LOC101495174 gene encoding kinesin-like protein KIN-4A codes for the protein METSENCSVKVALHIRPLIADERQQGCSQCVSVNHGKPQVQIGSHSFTFDHVYGNGGSPSSEMFEECVAPLVDGLFQGFNATVLAYGQTGSGKTYTMGTAYNDNSQTGLIPQVMSALFNKIETLKHQAEFQLHVSFIEILKEEVRDLLDMVSMGKSDNSSSNGHSGKITIPGKSPIQIRETSSGVITLAGTTEVSVSTLQEMAAYLEQGSSNRATGSTNMNNQSSRSHAIFTITLEQMRKLHSFSPNNDTSDEDMGEEYLSAKLHLVDLAGSERAKRTGSDGIRLKEGIHINKGLLALGNVISALGDEKKRKEGVHVPYRDSKLTRLLQDSLGGNSKTVMIACISPADINFEETLNTLKYANRARNIQNKPVANRDLISNEMQQMRHQLKYLQAELCSREGGSVDEVRVLKERIIWLEETNEELYRELHKYRSRCSFSERCDIDETDGHVYLMKNDGLERRFHSSELSDHLVAGSMSGEDSREADEVVKELEHTLLQNTMDREMHELNKRLEQKETEMKLMGGDPEALRQHFGKKILELEEEKRKVQQERDRLLHEVENLAVNSNGLAHKTQDVRGQKLKALEAQILDLKKKQENQVQLLKQKEKSEEAAKRLQAEIQYIKAQKVQLQHKIKQEAEQFRQWKASREKELLQLKKEGRRNEYERHKLEALNQRQKMVLHRKTEEATMATKRLKELLEARKSSPRDHSVYSNGHLQPGQINEKSLHRWLDQELEVLVHVNEVRAEFDKQNQVHAALEEELAFLKLVDQFSDRQSIPNGNSRYSRLLSMSADAKVARIASLENMVGMSSAALKAMTSQLTEAEERERALNNRGRWNHLRSMGEAKNVLQFLFNSTAEARCHLWEKNMELKDLKEQLNELVRLLQQSEAQRKELVKEKAIGEQAVAITLNTPPSESSRSLKHLADEMSGPLSPMSLPAPKQLKFTPGVVNGSITVSAAFLDEARKMIPIGDLSGKKLAAIGQAGKLWRWKRSHHQWLLQFKWKWQKPWKLSEWIKHSDETIMRSRPRAQALINVM